The sequence ttttttgtaaataattcAGTATATATTTGATAAGTTGTATGAACAACACAATTTGTATAATATATTGTCTTATATCccaaacaatatattcaacgtATATTTACATCTTTTTAGTATATTTGTAAACATGCCAAAAAATAAactgtgatatatgcgatgtatatttacatttttcacTATATTATCAGTATATTCGGTATATACTTGAGATCTCAATAGATAGGTGATCGATTTTcaattaagaaaaatagaaaataaatgaaatatcctaaaatgaaagaaacattaattttaaacaaagaagaGAATAGAGAGAATTCGAAAAGATAATCTAATaataagagttaaaaaaaaactccaaaagaaaaaataatcagaagaaaaagaaaatgtatttaaaaaatattattgtaattaatCTAAGGGGCTCTTTGGAAagatttagaaaagaaaatgttcgCCAGAGTTGGCAGCTGGAGGCTGGCCGGCGAAGATCAGAGTTGGCCAGTGGCGGTCACTAGAGGTGGTATCTGGAAATTGGTTGGCGAACTTCCTAGAttaaattagaaagaaaaaaaagtaactcATGGGTTTGAATTAGGGATGGTTGAATTCCTCGTGGGGTGGGGTCCCCATGGGTCCCCGATTTGACTGGATATAGAGGTCAAATCGGGGATTTAATCGGGTCCTCGGTCGGGGTCCCCACTCCGTCCTCAACCCCGAACTCGTCCCGATTACTTATTTGTTATTACTTTtatgatatatttatgtatataatagttatttattatattatttataatatatgtgtGTGTTAAGCTACTGTATGTATccaaaaaagataataataaccTATGGAGTACAGATATTTCATGTtaggcaaagaatcagtatcagatacGTATCGGATATCGATACTTCtagatactttccagatacgtatctaacaCGCGATTTTACGTATTTATTTCTACGCATactttcttttaaagaaaaaagacaagcaatTCATCTAaactttcccaatctaaaactaggcaacctatttaaaaagctcactactcgagtctaaaactaagaggaaaaaaaataacagaacaaaccctagactagaatcatttaatcttcatcttcacatttgagtccccacaaaatccaccaaaatataaaccatttggatatcttcaacaattcaatgaagaagtttttcgttcattttcatacttctccctctaatcttcttcttcttctttgtaatatgtgttatttttctattgcattttattaactattgtacttcaacatcttagatgtttgtttttatcctagatttttttaaagaaaaaaatgtatcttcaacgtatcagtatcttcttttttagatatatatatatattaaaaaaatatttaaaaaaaatgacgcatccttagacATATCCGTATCTTGGTTCTTTAGAATTTGACGAATCGTCGTACCCGATCGTATTCGTATCGTGTAGTTGTATttgtatctgtgcttcatagataATAACTactgtgtgtatatatataatagtgttagttttcttttaaattttaattcataatattataaatttatatttttattcaatttacaACATGAAATGCTAtaatcttttcttttaaattatacaTTTAGATTAATGAAACAATAATAATACTACCTTCCATCCTAAAATTTTTAccatttcaatataaataccaaattataattaatttttaaatacaaataattaaaataaaaaataaaaatggggaTTTTTCCCCACGAGGACCCGTTCCCCAAACAAGGATTCTTTGATTCCGACCCCAACTCCCTAAAATGTGGAATGGGACGGGGACCGGGATGAGAATTCCTTGTAGGaatggggatggggaatgcatcATCGGCCCCACCCCGCCCCATTGTCATCCCTAGTttgaatagtgtttactatttaaacCCATTGGAAAATGATGTAGGAAGCCAAGACTTCCTAGATCCTTGCTCCCCAAACAAAAATTTGGGTTAGGATGCATAACCTATCTAATTGCAACCCTTGAAACAAACATCTCCTAGTATTTTTAATTGGGATGATTGAAAACTAAGGGCATAGACTTCTTTTATAGATTTGGAGCTCATCCCCATTCGTCAATTTAATCGACATGGGATTCTTCAATTCCAATGACTTACCAAAATCACAAGAGAAAATGTATTTGAAacttaatcaaattaaaagggTTAATTTCAGTTTTCTTACTGAaattaacaaatatatatatatatatatatatataaaggccTCCATAAAGCTCCTATTAAGTAAGAGTTTTGATTACATGGTTTGTTAACTTTTGAGTAGTAGTTTAAAAGAGTTAGCTAGGTTCACATGTCCTTTGGATCCCTCATGGCTTCTAActtttaagatattttattttaatatatcttttttttaaaaaaaaactttaatccttaaactttcaaacgATCTATCTAATAGGTCACTGTTTTTTTAGTACACTAGAGCAACATCAAATCCAAAAAAAGAGCAAAATCAATCCATGGAAGGTGATCATCAAACCACACAATCGAAATTGAAAATTACCAACATGAGAAGTGTTAACTAGTGCACAACATAATTATTCATTTAGTTGGTCTAGAGAAAACCATGAACAGAACCATAGATATAAAGATCTTGAATAGTATCAACGAAAGTTTGAATCTCCTTCGTATATCTAATAttctcaattaattaaatttttagattttaaaaattgtcCTAGTATATTGTCTCTAAACttacaattttatatttaataaggAACCTACTTtcaaaaaatatcaataattaGTTCCAtgaactttctttttttttgccTACTAAGTCCTTATTCAATTTTGAGACCTctacaaccttttttttttaattcacgaCACCTATTAGACaaaaaatgagattttaatatatttaagttTTATGTCTTGTGCATTCGCtagttaaaaaaatatggaaTATGCCAAATATCTATTCAaacataaaatccaaaatttaggTATCTacattgtattttaaaaattcaaagatttattagataataaatttaaattgagtgatatattagatattttttaaaatttaaagacctATTAGAAATAACGAAAGTTCATATACTTATACTATAaccaaaaaattatttaatccGTGACTCAACCCTTCATGTTTACACTACGATTTTTCAATTTAGAGTGATATCTATAATATGTACTACTCTAAAATAGtaatgaaaatttttctttcaaatctgtATGTATTCGCATATATTGATATTTAGGTCAAAATAAGCATATATCAACAATAATTGACATGTCCTCCTCTGATGTCGAAGGTTCAAATCTTCTTATGTTAGATCATTTATGGTATATAAaaaacacacatatatatatattgaggtTGGCTATTAGGTTAGATTATTgaaagtttataaatattaatagattatatttatatttgtaagtaatataaatatacaaataaaaataaaccataAGTAGAGGCTCCTATCTCTTATTTTTCCACTAAATAAATTCAAAAGCTATAACCCAACattgaaaatgtttaaataatatgGATCAATTTATGGGATTACCATAGCCGGAACCCCCAGCCAGTGCCCCGCCGCGGGCGGCGGAGCTGCCATAAACGTCGGCAGGATCAATGACCGGCGACGATGTAGAACCGCCATCTCCGAGATGCAAATTCGACAACGTCGGAAACCCATCTCTAGCTTCCACTCCATGGTCGTATAAATAGCCTTTAAAAATATGGCCGCCGATCTTCACGATGGCTTGATATGCATATTCATTCCCTCCGCCGCTGCTGCCGCCCTCCACCGCCGTCACCCGGACGCACTTGAACACCGCCGGCGCTCGTATTTGTTCCGGCAGCTTCTTTGCCTTTTTACAACTCATGTCGGCCGCTGCATTGTTGCTTAAAGTTAACACAAAACAacacaaaaaaaatgaaaaatatttccCATCATATTCTTTGGAATAAATTCAAAGAATAAAGGTCTAATCGTAAGTTTGGTTGTCTAAAAAgttctttattattttgtgtaataAAGTCACAAACTTTTATGAAGGTTTAggtttcttattattattatttatttggactatgttttaaatttagaaatttatttttaagttgAGAGACATTATTATTATAGGAAGCTTTAAAACTTCATCCATCTAATTCaagatatattaaattaattatttgcataataaaaaaatgatataaaggCAAAGAAAACATAGTTTAATCTGTATGTGTTAATGTTCATAAAATCTGTGGTTCGAATCcccatatatataatttagaacTAATCACTTTAttctatttcaataaaaaatctcaattattCCATAAAGTCTGGATGTCTGTTTGttattatcatttttcatcTTAATACTCATCCATGCTTTCTTTGATAaatcttgaaaaattcaaaatatgtgTCGTTCATTCAttgaaaaaaagattaaaaaaacatttgataACTATGTAAGCTTAGAACAATTtatagttaaaaaaattataaagatcattttatattaaaaaaaaattaaacaaagttggggaactaaaaaaatatatttttaagacaATTTAGCTATGTACATGATCTTTTTAAAAAGATGAAAACagaaattacaaatatatatatatatatatatatatatatatatatatcataatgttCAAAAATCATAATCCAAAATTATTACTAAATGAAGAATTAATAATCAAAAtcgaaatatttataaaaagaaaaataattatgagtttCCTTCACATGCAACTCATTCAATTGTTCAACAACAGTTTCTTAGtgaattcttcttttttttcctcatatattatttaatcttttttacgATGTGATTGAGAAACGAAAAAAAAAGATGCAACTTGAAATCCATtgtttttatgaaaaaagatattaaaatattaaaataaaataaaagaaacaaaaatgagATCGAGTTGACCTGAGGAAGCGTCAAAGCTTGGTGTTGGAGTGTTTGAAGTGGAAGTATGGGAATTGGTTGTCGTCTGTGACGCAATCAGCCTCGGCTTCTTCCCGCCGGAGGTAGACCCCGATGAAGTCCCGCCGGCCGCCACATCTGAGGCGGCGCTCAGCATCTGACGTTCTCTTCGCCGAGCTGCCGGAACCCACGTGCTCTTCACGTGAGTAGAACAGTCAAATCCACGGCTTTTACAGCAGCTCCGGCACCGCCGGTGGCTGCAATCTTTCTTTGCTTGGTTCCCACAGTCATGGCAAGTTCCGGCACCGGAATTCAAACTCGACCCACCTCCCAAAATCCCAAACCCATCCAAATTATTCCCATTGAATTGAACCCCACCGCCACCGCCGCCGCCGTCGCCGCCGCCACGGCTGATCATTAAATTAGCTTCTTCAATTCCTACACTCGACGGCGCAAGGCCGGTAAGGAGAGGCAAAACGCTAACGCCGACTCCAAAACCCGAGGCCATGAGACCCACCATGTCCGTCGGCGGCGCCGCCGTGTGGCCATAACCAATAGCAAGGGGCCTGGATGAGGGCCACATCCTGGTGGTGGATGGAACGGCGGCGGCAGAATTGAAACCGAGGGAGAGTTCATCGGCGACGATGGCGGAGGGAGGAGCCACCCAATCGGCGAAGGCACCGGAATCGGAAGGAAGACGGCGTGCGGCAGCCACAGCTGGTGAATCTCCggcgaagaagaagaaaaaccctaaattgaattgttttttaaaaaaaaaaaaatctaaattgaatttgagattACTGATGAAGCAACATGGATctatgaatgtttttttttttttttttgaatttaaagagagaaaaggaaaattgaGAATTGAGAACTGAGAGAATTAGGATGTTTTGGCTGTGAATGAATTTGAAGAAACACTAAAAAGTGCTTTTGTAGTTTTCACAGTATCAGCAGCCATTAATGTCATCgccaactttttctttttttctattcttttttttttcttttttacctttttctttctctctctgaAAAAAAATCTTGTCTCAATCTCACTTGTACACAATTGTACTCTTCTATACACCttcgtattttttttatttttttattagaatactaatttagtctttatactaaaaaaattggTTGAATCTCAATTTTCATACttccaataaatcttaaatttagttatatggctagtttgttgttattttaaaattaaaaaaatgttatctattagcatttttagtgtatgatttttaaaacataatcaCATATTGTATTTCCTTGCCTGAAATGTATTGTTATTATTTACCAATTTCggtaaaaaaataactttgagAGTCTAATTTAAGATGtattgaaagtataaggactaaaattagataatttgaaagtatagagactaaaattgaacaagtttcaaaatataggaactaaaatagtattttaacctaattttttttaagaatatgtgGGTCAAATATTTTTATGTGATGGAATTAAAACATGCAAGTAGAAgtaattaggatcttaagcactctaatctCATTAATTTAAAGATTAAGCATGCTtgaacaaaacaaataaaaacataGTTTGATGAACAAACCTTAGTGTAGTTAAAAGTTGAAGTTGtccttttcttgtttttttatcACAAACGCTTTGTGGACCACCGCTAGAGTCTTTTCTGCTGTTTTTCAGTCTTAGACAGATTGTGGGATCTTAATTTGTGatgaatttgaaggaaaaattgtGAGATTGAAAGAGTTTTGGAGTATTAGTTTTGAGTGGAAAATTACTGCTTCATAAGCCAAAATTTCCATCCCCTTTCTCAGCAATTTCTTCCTCTATTTAAAGAGGAAATCATGCACCATGAAATCACCTAAAGGTGACAACAAATTAAGAATCAAAATAGTGGGAATTGTGTTCATAAAGTGAAAAAATGGGGAAAATCCACTatcattttgaattttcaaaattcaaaaaaattgaattaattcaaataattaaaattaattaaataaaattaattcttataattaattttaaataaaattagttttaaataattaatttaaaattttaattaataataatataatatcaaatattagataataaaaattaatttaatatcaaatattaaattaattgataacACAAATCTCGATCATGAACCTCATCCATGCATATTacatgtaaatcatatttaaatatttccaactctctatatttgtttaattcataacTAAACAATAAGTTATTaagtatatcaaatacaattaacgCTTACTCCCTAagtcgaatttgaacatttaaaattttttcatcacactgttctaagggtTAGtttgatatgagctagtaaggggatctaatgaacctatagatcatgagctccaacgatccgagattaatcggctaaactctttaacctagctacctaacattcgttaactaccggtgCACTTCACTatagcccagtagttgcactctcctcactgtagatatatttatgtgcaCTCTTTATAATCATGActagtaagtcgatctttcataggttgttcgcaATTACAagtaggtcaaaattactattttatccctataattacatcttgttccttaagtcccactgatcctctaatgaacaattggtttgtagtCCAACACCAGATCGAGTCCCTCttggaccaatgagagggtaagggcccttgttcaagacccggagtcagcacttaagagaacaacctatctactatccctagaattgggtaggagcgaattccatcttgcagaattatgtcctcagctatctacccagtcttatccctaaaatgtgAGGGCTTATTGAGTCCGCGAACTTgaatcactctcacccatgtagattaaaggataatctcgaataaataggagtttacagttagctcagaattaagattgagttacctaggtcatttgtattgaaatagtcagtatgAACAATAAACGGTGttgtaaagtaaaagtgactatttcacgGCCCAgacttatgcaaactcattgcataagatacctCCACTAGcatgtttctacatgaatgattcaggatcataTAGTTTGTATCATATACAGGGTGGGTCACATCCATAGCGTCCCCAAAAtaaagtacccagccttatccttatactatagaccgttttggctatttactcgaatttgatccatttttatgtctacacatatagttcaagtattcatgtaatagctaaaggttcttagtttattggatttagggtttttaagtgcaattcacatattcaataacatctttaatgaataaacctcaataacaattttattgcaaaatagaatatgttccttatttacaaaccacgagtgtTAGAACATAAACCCAACATTATGGATTCAACATTGATATAAAAATGGTGAATTAACATTTTATCATTATATCCTAAAACAATcataaaacataaataataataataataataataataataataataataataataacaacaactacaacaacaacaaaaaaaaatgtattagaTACCATGGGGTTctatctcaaaaccaattgatAGTAAGAGAGTAGTCCATGTATCCTATAAACATTGTGAGGtcctaatttttttaacatgggatcctcaacaaaatgtcatatagaatataatataaataataaacatttttactGGTTCAAAAggcttaaaatatttatttattaatttaaataagttttttaagatactatttctataatttttcataaatatttatcGATATTAACAtttcatcgatattttcatCTACATTTTCGTAAAATTAAGACTTCAACATTTCCTTTGAAATTGACATTTTAAACCTTGTTTGTACCAAAACAATATACTTGAGTGCATCGTGGACTACATCAATTTCTTTGTAGCTAAATTCAACcacatgacaaaaaaaaaatttaaaagaattaaagaagaatTTGTCACATAACAAACTATGATTGAACAATTAGGTAAGAAATGAAAAAGATAGGTACAATTTAGAATACATCCAAATATCTTTCTTCGGAGAATAGAGAACTATATATCTCTAGCTCCCTACGTTTCACTTTGATGTCCAATAGTTTTAGAAGTTTTGTAATTTCTCA comes from Benincasa hispida cultivar B227 chromosome 2, ASM972705v1, whole genome shotgun sequence and encodes:
- the LOC120070783 gene encoding protein LATERAL ROOT PRIMORDIUM 1, which codes for MWPSSRPLAIGYGHTAAPPTDMVGLMASGFGVGVSVLPLLTGLAPSSVGIEEANLMISRGGGDGGGGGGGVQFNGNNLDGFGILGGGSSLNSGAGTCHDCGNQAKKDCSHRRCRSCCKSRGFDCSTHVKSTWVPAARRRERQMLSAASDVAAGGTSSGSTSGGKKPRLIASQTTTNSHTSTSNTPTPSFDASSAADMSCKKAKKLPEQIRAPAVFKCVRVTAVEGGSSGGGNEYAYQAIVKIGGHIFKGYLYDHGVEARDGFPTLSNLHLGDGGSTSSPVIDPADVYGSSAARGGALAGGSGYGNPIN